One genomic segment of Mus pahari chromosome 4, PAHARI_EIJ_v1.1, whole genome shotgun sequence includes these proteins:
- the LOC110321026 gene encoding UDP-N-acetylglucosamine transferase subunit ALG13 homolog: MKRAFVTVGTISFDDLVARVVAHDSIQILKSLGYNQLVLQIGRGTVVPELFSTESFTLDVYRYKDSLKEDLQQADLVISHAGAGSCLESLEKDKPLVVVVNEKLMNSHQFELAKQLHKEGHLFYCTCSMLPELL; the protein is encoded by the coding sequence ATGAAGAGAGCATTTGTGACCGTCGGGACCATCAGTTTCGACGACCTCGTCGCTCGTGTGGTTGCCCACGATAGTATTCAGATCCTCAAGAGTCTGGGTTACAACCAACTTGTCCTCCAAATTGGGAGAGGCACTGTGGTGCCCGAGCTATTCAGTACTGAGTCATTCACTCTGGATGTTTACAGGTATAAGGACTCTTTGAAAGAAGACCTTCAGCAAGCCGATCTTGTCATTAGCCATGCAGGTGCAGGAAGCTGTTTGGAGAGTCTGGAAAAAGACAAACCACTTGTGGTAGTTGTAAATGAAAAGTTAATGAACAGTCATCAGTTTGAACTGGCAAAGCAGTTGCATAAAGAAGGCCATCTCTTCTACTGTACCTGCAGCATGCTTCCTGAGCTGTTATAG